One Armatimonadota bacterium genomic window carries:
- a CDS encoding DUF2961 domain-containing protein, whose amino-acid sequence MYEVGRLSNMPGKPMRRPMSNSPMGALAAPHYGRSMRATSTFREGADGKYDRNAPPKSDFEEQSNRDNFRVPGGETHVLLEAEGPGCITHMWITFLGPEPHPWAKDGSANHQELLLRIFYDGDERPGVEAPLGDFFAGCFGKRSEVISLPVIVEGGDSYNCFWHMPFQKSCRIEIVNESEKQLNLLYYNVDWIKYDEPLPDDTPYFYAQYTQAYTTGGGEPYTLLETEGKGHYVGTVFCVRTRSPYWFGEGDEMVTIDGEEIPSVWGTGTEDYFLCAWGLEKTLTPYFGVPYFDQWGIVGGHTSAYRWHVNDPFVFCKSIKVQFETFGWISPDETERQRANSWNPREDDYASVAFWYQTGRPTFAARAPHARERKLPSIERITVLAAGQMLGQVNTLDQEELPRLEYDGRKTVSPTRREVQRYPEHFEYYLLYAPWQPDDPIEIKFEIDEQEPLRLLINVAKGPDLGIYEVALDGVRLGEAMDFYAPEIEAREYHFLDFWPEPGIYTLRLTCIGKNHLSSGESLLLESVRLRTRRPRVREWAFEKENDWRTNPIYHAGT is encoded by the coding sequence ATGTACGAGGTCGGCAGATTGAGTAACATGCCAGGAAAACCCATGCGACGACCGATGAGCAACAGTCCGATGGGCGCGCTCGCCGCCCCTCACTATGGGCGCAGTATGCGAGCCACCTCGACCTTCCGCGAAGGGGCGGACGGCAAGTACGATCGCAACGCTCCGCCGAAAAGTGACTTCGAAGAGCAAAGCAACCGCGACAACTTTCGCGTGCCGGGCGGCGAAACCCACGTTCTATTGGAAGCTGAGGGGCCAGGGTGCATCACCCATATGTGGATCACCTTCCTAGGCCCTGAGCCGCACCCGTGGGCGAAGGACGGTTCGGCCAACCACCAGGAACTGCTCCTGCGGATTTTCTATGACGGAGATGAGCGGCCCGGTGTCGAGGCTCCCTTGGGAGATTTCTTTGCCGGATGCTTTGGCAAGCGCAGCGAAGTCATCAGTCTGCCGGTCATCGTCGAGGGCGGCGACTCGTACAACTGTTTTTGGCACATGCCCTTTCAGAAGTCGTGTCGAATCGAGATCGTCAACGAAAGCGAAAAGCAGTTGAACCTGCTTTATTACAACGTCGATTGGATCAAGTACGACGAGCCACTGCCAGACGATACGCCTTACTTCTATGCCCAATATACGCAGGCGTACACCACCGGTGGAGGCGAGCCGTACACCCTATTGGAGACCGAAGGCAAAGGGCACTATGTTGGCACCGTTTTCTGCGTTCGAACGCGAAGCCCATACTGGTTTGGCGAGGGCGACGAGATGGTCACGATCGATGGCGAAGAGATTCCATCGGTTTGGGGCACGGGGACCGAGGACTACTTCCTGTGTGCTTGGGGCTTGGAAAAGACCTTGACGCCGTACTTCGGGGTTCCCTACTTCGACCAATGGGGCATCGTTGGGGGGCACACCAGCGCTTACCGGTGGCACGTCAACGATCCGTTCGTATTCTGCAAGTCGATCAAGGTTCAATTCGAGACCTTCGGGTGGATTTCGCCGGATGAGACGGAGCGGCAGCGGGCCAACAGTTGGAACCCCCGCGAGGACGACTACGCCAGCGTAGCGTTTTGGTACCAGACCGGCCGACCGACCTTTGCGGCTCGGGCTCCTCACGCCCGGGAGCGAAAGCTCCCTTCCATCGAACGCATCACCGTGCTTGCGGCGGGCCAAATGCTGGGTCAGGTAAACACCTTGGACCAAGAAGAGCTTCCGCGCCTGGAATACGATGGGCGAAAGACGGTTTCGCCAACTCGGCGCGAGGTTCAGCGATACCCCGAGCACTTCGAGTACTACCTGCTATATGCTCCCTGGCAACCGGATGACCCAATTGAGATCAAGTTTGAGATTGATGAGCAAGAGCCTCTGCGACTGCTGATCAATGTAGCCAAGGGTCCCGACCTCGGCATTTATGAAGTGGCCCTCGATGGCGTGCGGCTGGGCGAGGCGATGGACTTCTACGCTCCCGAGATCGAGGCGCGGGAGTATCACTTCCTCGATTTCTGGCCGGAACCGGGAATCTATACGCTCCGCCTCACGTGCATCGGCAAGAACCACCTTTCGAGCGGCGAGTCGCTCCTGCTGGAGTCGGTGCGCCTTCGCACCCGTCGCCCACGGGTACGGGAGTGGGCGTTCGAGAAGGAAAACGACTGGCGGACGAACCCGATCTACCACGCAGGAACCTAG
- a CDS encoding mechanosensitive ion channel: MNLTALNEFLNHPLVKIQGLDLSVALLLRVAALFVIVLFMSRAIRTITYKALARFPHVDNSTANSVSTLVYYMILALGVTWALGTLGLDSTSLAVFTGALGLGVGLGFQDMAKNFISGIIMLISKTIKPGDIISLDDLTGRVEMVGMYSSQMKTVHDATVIIPNSEILNNKFINWTHDRSIRMLEIPIGVHYDSDLDVVQKILHDAAAVVDHILSEPGPRVLLDTYGDSSVNFTVRVWTDEVMYYRRVISAYNLEVWRRFKDQKVSIPYPQQDVYIKEMPRV; the protein is encoded by the coding sequence GTGAACCTGACTGCCCTGAACGAGTTTCTCAATCATCCTCTGGTGAAGATCCAGGGACTCGACCTCAGCGTGGCCCTCCTCCTGCGCGTTGCCGCGCTGTTCGTCATTGTGCTCTTCATGAGCCGCGCTATTCGAACGATTACTTACAAGGCTCTGGCGCGGTTTCCTCACGTCGACAACTCGACGGCGAACTCGGTTTCGACCCTCGTTTACTACATGATCTTGGCATTAGGCGTGACTTGGGCATTGGGAACGCTCGGTCTGGATTCGACGAGTCTGGCCGTCTTCACCGGTGCGCTGGGACTGGGTGTTGGTCTTGGTTTTCAGGACATGGCCAAGAACTTCATTAGCGGAATCATCATGCTGATCAGCAAGACGATCAAGCCAGGCGACATCATTTCTCTGGACGATCTGACGGGACGGGTCGAAATGGTCGGCATGTACTCCAGTCAGATGAAGACGGTTCACGACGCGACGGTCATCATCCCCAATAGCGAAATCCTGAACAATAAGTTTATCAATTGGACGCACGACCGGTCGATTCGCATGCTGGAAATCCCGATTGGAGTTCACTACGATTCGGACCTCGACGTCGTACAGAAGATCCTGCATGACGCGGCTGCCGTCGTCGATCATATTCTTTCGGAACCTGGACCGAGGGTTTTGCTGGACACCTACGGCGACTCAAGCGTCAATTTTACGGTTCGGGTTTGGACCGACGAGGTGATGTACTATCGACGGGTTATCAGTGCGTACAACTTGGAAGTTTGGCGGCGGTTCAAGGATCAGAAGGTCTCGATTCCCTACCCTCAGCAGGACGTCTACATCAAAGAAATGCCAAGGGTTTGA
- a CDS encoding AAA family ATPase, with protein sequence MASEPGKVIFLNGASSSGKSTLARHLQSILPEPFWHFSIDHFIDSGMLPSARIRSGEFPWKGMRESFFDGFHRCLPSLIEAGNNLIVEHIIETEPWRQRLQDLLGHHDVFLVGVHCPVEELERRERERGNRPIGDARRDFEVIHTFCGYDFEADSTRPLEETAQELLVAWQYRQPDRVVRFKPLAFL encoded by the coding sequence GTGGCATCGGAACCGGGCAAGGTCATCTTTCTGAATGGAGCATCGAGTTCCGGCAAGTCGACACTGGCTCGCCACCTCCAGTCCATCTTGCCTGAGCCGTTCTGGCATTTTTCCATCGACCACTTTATCGACTCGGGCATGCTTCCGAGCGCGAGAATCCGCTCAGGCGAGTTCCCTTGGAAAGGCATGCGGGAATCCTTCTTCGATGGCTTTCACCGTTGCCTGCCTTCCCTGATCGAGGCGGGAAATAACCTCATCGTCGAACACATCATCGAAACCGAGCCGTGGCGACAACGGCTCCAAGACCTCCTCGGCCACCATGACGTTTTCCTCGTTGGCGTTCATTGCCCGGTCGAAGAGTTAGAGCGTCGCGAGCGTGAGCGCGGCAACCGACCCATCGGCGATGCACGTCGTGACTTTGAGGTCATCCACACCTTCTGCGGCTACGACTTCGAAGCCGATTCAACTCGACCCCTCGAAGAGACGGCCCAGGAACTGCTGGTCGCCTGGCAATACCGCCAACCCGACCGCGTCGTCCGGTTCAAACCCTTGGCATTTCTTTGA
- a CDS encoding LacI family DNA-binding transcriptional regulator: MRPTMADIARETGLTLGTVSRALNNSVKYPIAAETRERVLEAATRLGYRPNQLGKALAEGKSMLIMLLTPNPFAPYYSELNRHLSLLAVNLGYSLLIPSITPEQSPPSTQSIDWLYGVDAIIVCDLIPAWEGYMNEAARLKIPMVGMGALRPTLPIDFVWIDLYKASRDVFAHLVEVGCKSIAFLGTPLRDNRRVAYLDAVEAFGLEPRIIEMGVQSRSTAREAAAIAYRERPFDGLICENDIVATGALLGLADAGAKVPQDVRLAGCDGLEESQFQLVPITTLVQPLEQCCQSAWNLLQDLMNGAKHAPQFVKHEATLEVRTSTSG; this comes from the coding sequence ATGAGACCGACCATGGCCGACATCGCGCGGGAAACCGGCCTCACCCTCGGCACCGTCTCACGCGCGTTGAACAATTCTGTGAAGTACCCAATCGCGGCGGAAACTCGCGAACGGGTACTGGAGGCAGCCACTCGGCTAGGCTATCGACCCAATCAGTTGGGAAAGGCATTGGCGGAAGGCAAAAGCATGCTCATCATGCTTTTAACCCCAAACCCATTTGCACCTTACTACTCAGAATTAAATCGGCACCTTTCTCTCTTGGCGGTCAATCTAGGTTATAGCCTCCTTATTCCGAGTATCACCCCCGAGCAATCCCCACCATCAACTCAATCAATTGATTGGCTTTACGGGGTGGACGCGATTATCGTATGCGATTTGATCCCGGCGTGGGAGGGGTATATGAACGAAGCGGCCAGGTTAAAAATTCCAATGGTTGGCATGGGGGCTTTACGTCCGACTTTGCCCATCGACTTCGTATGGATCGACCTCTACAAGGCTTCCCGCGACGTTTTTGCCCACTTGGTCGAAGTCGGATGCAAGTCAATCGCCTTTCTAGGCACGCCTCTGCGAGACAATCGAAGGGTTGCGTATTTGGACGCTGTGGAAGCCTTCGGATTAGAACCCCGAATTATAGAAATGGGCGTCCAATCTCGATCGACCGCACGCGAGGCAGCGGCCATTGCTTACCGGGAGCGGCCGTTCGATGGCCTCATTTGCGAAAACGACATCGTTGCAACCGGGGCCCTACTGGGACTGGCCGATGCAGGAGCAAAAGTTCCGCAAGACGTCCGCCTGGCCGGATGCGATGGCCTCGAGGAGAGTCAATTTCAACTCGTTCCGATTACAACCCTCGTGCAGCCTTTGGAACAATGTTGTCAGTCTGCGTGGAACCTGCTGCAGGACTTAATGAATGGTGCCAAGCATGCCCCGCAGTTTGTAAAGCATGAGGCAACTTTAGAAGTCCGCACTTCGACATCCGGCTAA
- a CDS encoding prepilin-type N-terminal cleavage/methylation domain-containing protein, producing the protein MKHRGFTLIELLVVIAIIAILAAILFPVFAQAKRAAKDASALSNVKQIALGGYMYSSDNDDMVIMWEQPNSPWRAWPILIYPYTKNTDIIWDPSRQRTVNVGPQPWDYSPNVDWGWQIHMAINRYGYASSNGAPRSQTVIETSSERIGWTYGEVQNSGNIFSQHWMDAQRCACPSVANTPTDRASDWYNQCARAAIKYHADGIIAAYADGHAKKVNYKAITHNQPTFSASAQCESDYFYGPDGAWNTADDPDNKETRTWGRWWTANY; encoded by the coding sequence ATGAAACATCGCGGTTTTACTCTGATCGAACTCTTAGTGGTCATTGCAATCATCGCCATTTTAGCGGCAATTCTCTTTCCTGTCTTCGCGCAAGCCAAACGAGCGGCTAAGGACGCGAGCGCCCTTTCCAACGTCAAGCAGATTGCGCTTGGCGGCTATATGTATTCGAGCGATAACGATGATATGGTCATCATGTGGGAGCAGCCAAATTCGCCCTGGCGGGCTTGGCCGATTCTGATCTATCCCTACACCAAGAACACCGATATCATTTGGGACCCGTCTCGACAACGAACCGTCAATGTCGGCCCTCAGCCGTGGGACTACTCACCCAATGTCGATTGGGGTTGGCAGATCCACATGGCGATCAACCGATACGGATACGCCAGTTCGAACGGTGCGCCCCGAAGCCAGACGGTCATCGAGACCTCGTCTGAGCGAATCGGTTGGACATATGGCGAGGTGCAGAACTCGGGCAACATCTTCTCCCAGCATTGGATGGACGCCCAGCGATGCGCTTGCCCGTCCGTTGCCAATACCCCGACCGACCGAGCGTCGGACTGGTACAACCAGTGTGCCCGAGCGGCCATCAAGTACCACGCCGACGGCATCATCGCCGCGTACGCGGACGGCCACGCCAAGAAGGTGAACTACAAGGCGATCACGCACAACCAGCCCACTTTCAGCGCATCGGCCCAGTGCGAAAGCGACTACTTCTATGGGCCGGACGGCGCGTGGAACACGGCTGACGACCCGGACAACAAGGAGACACGAACCTGGGGACGCTGGTGGACCGCAAACTACTGA
- the katG gene encoding catalase/peroxidase HPI, with product MSSESKCPFSATIAGGGTQNRDWWPNQLRVDLLNQHSTKSDPLDQSFDYREEFAKLDYEALKSDLRKLMTDSQEWWPADFGHYGPQFIRMAWHSAGTYRIGDGRGGAGRGQQRFAPLNSWPDNVNIDKSRRLLWPIKQKYGQKISWADLLVLTGNVALESMGFRTFGFGGGREDTWEPDQDVYWGRETTWVAPTDNPNSRYSGKRDLENPLAAVQMGLIYVNPEGPDGNPDPLAAAVDIRETFARMAMNDEETVALIAGGHTFGKTHGAGTVDHVGADPEGTDLEEQGLGWTSSYGTGSAGDAITSGLEVTWTTTPTRWSNDFFEILFKYEWELTKSPAGANQWQAKGADAIIPDAHDPSKKRLPTMLTTDLSLRFDPIYEKISRRFLENPQAYADAFARAWFKLTHRDLGPRSRYLGPEVPKEELIWQDPIPAASHPLIDEADASELKAKILGLGLSVSELVGTAWASASTFRGSDKRGGANGARIRLAPQKDWEVNQPTQLAKVLSVLEGIQAEFNAKGAKKVSLADVIVLAGNAGVEQAARAAGHAVTVPFTPGRTDASQDQTDVDSFAVLEPKFDGFRNCQKTEYAVPAEAMLIDKAQLLTLTAPELTVLIGGLRAININVGGSKEGVFTDRPGQLTNDFFVNLLDMGTKWTPTSEAKTSFEGRDRDTNELKWTGSRVDLVFGSNSVLRALAEVYASADATEKFMSDFVAAWTKITNLDRFDLK from the coding sequence ATGTCAAGTGAATCCAAATGCCCCTTCTCCGCGACCATCGCTGGTGGCGGAACTCAGAACCGCGATTGGTGGCCGAATCAGTTGCGCGTCGATCTGCTGAACCAGCATTCGACGAAGTCCGATCCGCTGGATCAGTCGTTTGACTACCGCGAAGAGTTCGCCAAGCTGGACTACGAAGCGCTCAAGAGCGACTTGCGCAAGCTGATGACGGATTCGCAGGAATGGTGGCCCGCCGACTTTGGCCACTACGGACCGCAGTTCATCCGCATGGCTTGGCATAGCGCGGGGACCTATCGAATTGGTGATGGTCGAGGTGGTGCCGGGCGAGGGCAACAACGGTTTGCTCCCCTCAATAGCTGGCCGGACAACGTCAATATCGACAAGTCCCGCCGCCTGCTCTGGCCCATCAAGCAGAAGTATGGTCAAAAGATTTCGTGGGCCGATCTCCTGGTCCTCACCGGAAACGTAGCTCTGGAGAGCATGGGATTCCGAACGTTTGGCTTTGGCGGTGGACGAGAGGACACTTGGGAGCCAGACCAGGACGTCTACTGGGGCCGAGAGACTACTTGGGTTGCCCCGACCGATAACCCCAACAGCCGATATTCGGGTAAGCGCGACCTCGAAAACCCGCTGGCCGCCGTTCAAATGGGCCTCATCTACGTTAATCCCGAAGGGCCCGATGGCAACCCCGACCCCCTCGCCGCGGCGGTCGATATCCGAGAAACTTTTGCCCGAATGGCAATGAATGACGAAGAGACGGTCGCCCTCATCGCGGGTGGACACACCTTCGGCAAGACCCACGGCGCAGGCACCGTCGACCATGTTGGAGCCGACCCAGAAGGCACAGACCTAGAAGAGCAAGGTCTTGGATGGACGAGTTCTTACGGAACCGGAAGCGCTGGCGACGCGATCACCAGTGGCCTTGAGGTGACCTGGACCACGACCCCAACCCGATGGAGCAACGACTTTTTCGAAATCCTCTTTAAGTACGAATGGGAACTCACCAAGAGCCCGGCAGGTGCTAATCAGTGGCAAGCCAAAGGGGCCGATGCGATCATCCCCGATGCTCATGATCCGTCCAAGAAGCGTCTGCCAACCATGCTGACGACCGATCTCTCGCTCCGCTTCGACCCGATTTACGAGAAGATTTCGCGACGATTCCTGGAAAACCCGCAAGCCTACGCCGATGCGTTCGCTCGCGCTTGGTTCAAGCTGACCCACCGTGACCTCGGACCTCGGTCGCGCTACCTCGGCCCCGAAGTGCCGAAGGAAGAACTGATCTGGCAGGACCCGATTCCTGCTGCCAGTCACCCGCTGATCGACGAAGCCGACGCCTCTGAACTGAAAGCAAAGATTCTAGGCTTGGGCCTTTCGGTTTCCGAATTGGTCGGCACCGCCTGGGCTTCGGCCTCGACTTTCCGCGGATCAGACAAGCGGGGCGGCGCAAATGGTGCACGAATTCGCTTGGCTCCTCAGAAGGATTGGGAAGTCAACCAGCCGACTCAACTCGCGAAGGTTCTTTCGGTTCTCGAAGGCATTCAAGCCGAGTTCAATGCCAAAGGTGCAAAGAAGGTGTCGCTGGCCGACGTCATCGTTCTCGCCGGCAACGCCGGTGTCGAGCAGGCGGCCAGGGCCGCTGGTCATGCGGTGACCGTACCGTTCACGCCAGGACGAACCGATGCGAGCCAGGATCAAACCGACGTGGATTCATTCGCTGTCCTCGAACCGAAGTTCGACGGATTCCGAAACTGCCAGAAGACGGAATACGCCGTTCCTGCCGAAGCAATGCTCATTGACAAAGCCCAGCTTCTGACCTTGACCGCACCTGAACTGACCGTCCTGATCGGTGGCCTCCGGGCGATCAACATCAACGTGGGTGGCTCCAAAGAAGGTGTGTTCACCGACCGACCGGGTCAATTGACGAACGACTTCTTCGTTAACCTGCTGGACATGGGAACCAAGTGGACGCCAACAAGCGAAGCGAAGACGTCTTTCGAGGGGCGAGATCGCGACACCAACGAACTCAAGTGGACCGGCTCACGGGTCGATCTTGTGTTCGGTTCGAACTCAGTTCTGAGGGCTCTCGCCGAGGTTTATGCCAGCGCCGACGCGACCGAGAAGTTCATGAGCGACTTCGTCGCCGCTTGGACCAAGATCACCAACCTCGACCGCTTCGACCTCAAATAA
- a CDS encoding transcriptional repressor: MRAEIEDLLKAANLRLTAPRLAVLEVIEHEGKHQDAEFIVEAARKRLGSLSRQAVYDNLNALSAAGIIRRIEPAGRPALYETRVGDNHHHLICRQCLVTVDIDCAVGAAPCLQPNEDHGFVVDEAEVVYWGICPSCQQKSKPNQEQNHVK; encoded by the coding sequence ATGCGAGCCGAGATCGAAGACCTCCTGAAAGCCGCCAACCTCCGCCTGACGGCGCCGCGCTTGGCCGTGCTGGAAGTCATCGAGCACGAAGGCAAGCATCAAGACGCGGAGTTCATCGTCGAGGCGGCTCGAAAACGGCTGGGAAGCCTTTCGCGCCAGGCCGTTTACGACAATCTCAACGCGCTCTCTGCCGCCGGGATCATTCGCCGAATCGAGCCCGCCGGTCGCCCCGCCCTTTACGAAACGCGTGTTGGTGACAACCATCACCATCTGATCTGTCGTCAGTGCCTCGTCACGGTCGACATCGACTGCGCCGTGGGCGCGGCACCCTGTCTTCAGCCCAACGAGGACCACGGCTTTGTCGTCGACGAAGCCGAGGTCGTGTACTGGGGCATCTGCCCTTCGTGCCAACAAAAATCAAAGCCAAACCAAGAACAGAACCATGTCAAGTGA
- the uvsE gene encoding UV DNA damage repair endonuclease UvsE produces the protein MPELSSVLRLGLCCQFAAEPIKFRTTTATAMLRLSKGERLDRLAGLCQANAEALQASLEFCTANGIGAFRINSQILPVKTHPEAGYEVEELPDADSIVALFRQCGEFARLKDIRLSFHPDQFVVLNSPNPRTVAHSLSELAYQAEVAEWVGADTLNVHGGGAYGYKRSALAKLQTSIENLPESVRTRLTLENDDKVYTPADLLPVCLATGVPLVYDVHHHRCLPDGSSITEATDLARTTWNREPLFHISSPLDGWNGPKPERHHDYISIDDFPSEWLGWPLTVEIEAKAKELAIAKLMRDLHEK, from the coding sequence ATGCCTGAACTTTCGTCCGTCTTACGATTGGGGCTCTGTTGTCAGTTTGCGGCTGAGCCGATCAAATTTCGCACGACGACGGCCACCGCCATGCTTCGCCTTTCGAAGGGGGAGCGCCTGGATCGCCTCGCTGGGCTATGCCAAGCCAACGCCGAGGCTCTCCAAGCGTCTCTGGAATTCTGTACGGCAAATGGAATTGGTGCTTTTCGAATCAACAGTCAGATTCTGCCAGTTAAGACGCACCCCGAGGCAGGATACGAGGTCGAGGAACTTCCTGATGCCGATAGCATTGTCGCGCTATTTCGCCAATGTGGCGAGTTCGCCCGGTTGAAGGACATTCGTCTCTCGTTCCATCCTGATCAATTCGTGGTGTTGAACTCGCCCAACCCACGAACAGTGGCTCATTCCCTTTCGGAGCTGGCCTATCAGGCTGAAGTAGCCGAATGGGTGGGAGCCGATACATTAAACGTGCATGGTGGCGGAGCGTATGGCTATAAGCGCTCGGCTTTGGCCAAACTCCAAACGTCGATCGAAAACCTACCCGAGTCTGTTCGGACGCGGCTGACGCTTGAGAACGACGATAAGGTTTACACGCCCGCCGACCTTCTGCCGGTTTGCCTCGCGACCGGGGTGCCCCTGGTTTACGACGTCCATCATCACCGATGCTTACCCGATGGATCGAGCATTACCGAGGCTACCGATCTGGCCCGGACGACTTGGAATCGGGAGCCGCTTTTCCATATTTCCAGTCCGTTGGACGGTTGGAATGGACCTAAGCCGGAACGCCACCACGACTACATTTCCATCGACGACTTCCCTTCCGAATGGTTGGGATGGCCGCTCACGGTGGAGATCGAAGCCAAGGCTAAAGAACTGGCCATAGCAAAACTCATGCGGGACCTTCACGAAAAATAA
- a CDS encoding prolyl oligopeptidase family serine peptidase, giving the protein MIRKTFLCALLPCLTALSQAQAHIKDVVYMKAGGAAFTMDVLKPANPNKAAVVFMISGGWVSDHAMLQSFGPGLEKTFVDAGFTVFEVVHGAQPRYKVAEIVDQVRTAVRFVHSHAEDYGIDTNRVGISGISSGGHLALMVAGSSDSPVSAVAAIAPPTDLANWGKPSFLFTEEPQLAVFVPAVGLDPKTPKDAQIALVEKLSPISLVSASFPPTLIVHGDDDKIVPIQQAKTMDAALAKAGVDHKLEVIPGGGHDDKTFGPGLLKALEWFKEKLLK; this is encoded by the coding sequence ATGATTCGAAAAACCTTTCTTTGCGCCCTTTTGCCGTGCCTGACCGCCCTCTCGCAAGCCCAGGCCCACATCAAAGATGTGGTCTACATGAAGGCGGGCGGCGCGGCATTCACGATGGACGTCCTAAAGCCGGCCAATCCGAACAAGGCGGCAGTGGTCTTTATGATCAGCGGCGGGTGGGTTTCTGACCATGCGATGCTTCAGAGCTTTGGACCCGGCCTTGAGAAGACCTTCGTTGACGCTGGCTTCACCGTTTTTGAGGTCGTTCATGGTGCCCAACCGAGGTACAAGGTTGCCGAGATTGTGGATCAGGTTCGAACGGCGGTCCGCTTCGTACATTCCCACGCCGAGGACTATGGCATCGATACGAACCGCGTTGGGATTTCCGGCATCAGCTCAGGCGGTCATCTCGCTTTGATGGTTGCGGGCTCGTCCGATTCCCCGGTTAGTGCCGTGGCCGCGATCGCTCCTCCGACCGACTTAGCCAACTGGGGCAAGCCGTCATTCCTCTTCACCGAAGAGCCTCAATTGGCGGTGTTCGTCCCGGCGGTAGGGCTGGACCCGAAGACCCCGAAGGATGCACAGATCGCTTTGGTCGAAAAACTGTCGCCGATCTCATTAGTAAGCGCAAGCTTCCCGCCAACGCTGATCGTTCATGGCGATGATGACAAAATCGTGCCGATTCAGCAGGCTAAGACGATGGATGCGGCGCTGGCTAAAGCGGGGGTCGATCACAAGTTGGAAGTTATTCCGGGCGGTGGGCACGACGACAAGACGTTTGGCCCCGGGTTGCTGAAAGCGCTTGAGTGGTTCAAAGAGAAGCTGTTGAAGTAG
- a CDS encoding peptidase E: MKLLLTDSGIKNQSIHDALVGMLGKPIEECNVLCIPTAGYGHPQGSPQGAYRFVSGREDRCPMVGLGWKSVGILELTALPSLNRERWMGWIQASDALLVNGGDALYLAHWMRESGLADLLPSLDEKVWVGLSAGSMVMTPRIGSDFVGWAPPSGGDQALGIVDFSIFPHVGAQGCDWNTWENAEKWAAEVGIKAYATDIQTAFKVVDGVVEVISEGSWKLFNS; the protein is encoded by the coding sequence ATTAAGCTACTCCTTACCGACTCGGGCATCAAGAACCAGTCTATTCACGATGCGCTCGTCGGGATGCTTGGCAAACCAATTGAGGAGTGCAACGTCCTCTGCATCCCGACCGCTGGGTACGGTCATCCGCAAGGCAGTCCCCAGGGCGCGTATCGCTTTGTCAGTGGGCGCGAGGACCGTTGCCCAATGGTCGGGCTCGGTTGGAAGTCGGTTGGCATTCTGGAACTGACCGCGCTCCCTAGCCTCAACCGAGAGCGCTGGATGGGTTGGATTCAGGCTTCCGACGCACTACTGGTGAATGGGGGAGACGCGCTCTACTTGGCCCATTGGATGCGCGAGTCAGGGCTAGCTGACTTATTGCCAAGTTTGGACGAAAAGGTCTGGGTGGGTTTGAGCGCCGGAAGCATGGTAATGACGCCTCGCATCGGATCTGACTTCGTCGGCTGGGCACCCCCGAGCGGCGGCGATCAGGCGCTTGGGATTGTCGACTTCTCCATCTTCCCCCATGTTGGCGCGCAAGGATGCGACTGGAACACGTGGGAGAACGCTGAGAAATGGGCTGCAGAAGTCGGCATCAAGGCCTATGCAACCGACATTCAAACGGCGTTCAAGGTCGTCGATGGAGTGGTCGAGGTTATTTCAGAGGGGAGCTGGAAGCTGTTTAATAGCTGA